One part of the Acidobacteriota bacterium genome encodes these proteins:
- a CDS encoding HAMP domain-containing protein, translating to MTFRVRLTLWHMAAMIVVLTIYAAAVLTLVTRQLSGTLDARLRSDYRWATSMAERAPDGSLTWFEGDPWNEESPWLQVWTPDGRELFRTAVAWRLPVPESEALASAPDGRIVAVPAEPAPFRILTERTTVGGDPVVIQVGRSEALMREEVRDLALLLALGLPLSVAATGLGGYWLARRALAPIDRMTERAREITARRLHDRLPVDQPNDELGRLAFVFNEMLARLESSFAEMRRFTSNVSHELRTPLTAIRSVGEVSLRGGRDAAAYRATVESMLEEADRLATLVERLLTVARADQGDRPRADEPIDLGTLADAVVEQLAVLAEEKEQSLTVTCNGDKPVCRGDRIVLRQALVNLVDNAIRYTPTGGSIDVRVDAVDGDSILDVRDNGPGVPESRATALFDRLHHDPADPTNAVPPKGLGLAIARWAVEAHHGRLTYSRTPTDQTTFRITLPST from the coding sequence ATGACCTTCCGGGTTCGTCTCACCCTCTGGCACATGGCGGCGATGATCGTCGTGCTCACCATCTATGCGGCCGCCGTGCTCACGCTGGTGACGCGCCAGCTCTCGGGTACTCTCGATGCACGTCTCCGCAGCGACTACCGCTGGGCCACCAGCATGGCGGAGCGGGCCCCGGACGGGTCGCTTACCTGGTTCGAGGGAGACCCATGGAACGAGGAGAGCCCCTGGCTCCAGGTCTGGACGCCGGACGGTCGGGAGCTCTTTCGGACGGCGGTTGCCTGGCGCCTGCCGGTGCCCGAGAGCGAGGCGCTCGCCAGTGCACCGGATGGGAGGATCGTGGCGGTGCCGGCCGAACCGGCGCCGTTCCGTATCCTGACCGAACGGACGACGGTGGGCGGCGATCCCGTGGTGATACAGGTGGGCCGTTCGGAAGCGCTGATGCGCGAGGAAGTGCGCGATCTGGCTCTGTTGTTGGCTCTCGGTCTGCCGCTCAGCGTCGCTGCAACGGGCCTGGGAGGCTACTGGCTCGCGCGCCGGGCGCTTGCGCCCATCGATCGCATGACGGAGCGCGCCCGCGAGATCACGGCGCGCCGCCTGCACGATCGCCTGCCGGTTGATCAGCCGAACGACGAGCTGGGACGACTGGCGTTTGTCTTCAACGAGATGTTGGCGAGGCTCGAGTCGTCGTTCGCCGAGATGCGCCGCTTCACGTCGAACGTCTCGCACGAATTGCGCACGCCGCTCACCGCCATCCGGAGCGTCGGCGAAGTGTCGTTACGCGGCGGCCGCGATGCGGCAGCGTACCGCGCGACTGTCGAGAGCATGCTGGAGGAGGCCGACCGACTCGCCACTCTGGTCGAACGCCTCTTGACCGTCGCCCGGGCGGACCAGGGCGACCGCCCGCGCGCCGACGAGCCGATCGATCTCGGGACGCTGGCCGATGCGGTGGTCGAGCAACTCGCCGTGCTGGCGGAAGAGAAGGAGCAGTCGTTGACCGTCACGTGCAACGGCGACAAGCCCGTCTGCCGTGGCGACCGTATCGTGCTACGCCAGGCCCTCGTCAATCTCGTGGACAACGCCATCCGCTACACACCCACCGGCGGCTCCATCGACGTGCGCGTCGACGCGGTGGACGGCGATTCAATCCTCGACGTGCGCGACAACGGCCCTGGGGTCCCCGAGAGCCGCGCGACGGCGCTGTTCGACCGGCTCCACCACGATCCGGCGGACCCGACCAACGCTGTTCCGCCAAAGGGCCTGGGCCTCGCCATCGCCCGGTGGGCCGTGGAGGCGCATCACGGCCGCCTCACCTATTCGCGAACCCCTACCGACCAAACCACGTTTCGCATCACGCTTCCCTCGACGTAA